A genomic segment from Halomonas sp. GD1P12 encodes:
- a CDS encoding ABC transporter substrate-binding protein, which translates to MRNTPVRLLLATALTGVSSLAAAQGATTAICYNCPPEWADWGAQLELIEEKTGIQVPQDNKNSGQSLAQLVAEAQSPVADVVYYGVTFGIQAMEDDVVEPYQPEHWDEIPEGLKDPEGNWFAIHSGTLGFMVNVDALDGAPVPTSWEDLLDPAYRGMIGYLDPASAFVGYVGATAVNLALGGDLEDFTPAIDYFNALADNDPIVPKQTSYARVLSGEIPILLDYDFNAYRARYSDGANVEFVIPEEGSIVVPYVMSLVKNGPHSDNGREVLDFVLSDEGQAVWADAYLRPVREEAISDEARQVFLPDSDYARASAVDYAAMAQAQREFSERYLSEVR; encoded by the coding sequence ATGCGTAACACTCCCGTACGTCTGCTGCTTGCCACCGCCCTGACGGGTGTCTCGAGCCTTGCCGCGGCGCAAGGCGCCACTACCGCGATCTGCTACAACTGCCCGCCTGAGTGGGCGGACTGGGGCGCCCAGCTTGAGCTGATCGAAGAGAAAACCGGTATCCAGGTGCCCCAGGACAACAAGAATTCCGGCCAGTCGCTGGCCCAGCTGGTCGCCGAGGCGCAGAGTCCAGTGGCGGACGTGGTCTACTACGGGGTCACCTTTGGTATTCAGGCCATGGAAGACGATGTGGTCGAGCCCTATCAGCCCGAGCACTGGGACGAGATTCCGGAGGGGTTGAAGGACCCGGAAGGCAACTGGTTCGCCATCCATTCCGGCACGCTCGGCTTCATGGTCAACGTCGATGCGCTCGACGGCGCGCCGGTGCCGACTTCCTGGGAGGACCTGCTCGACCCGGCCTATCGCGGCATGATCGGCTATCTCGACCCGGCCAGCGCCTTCGTGGGTTACGTGGGTGCCACCGCGGTCAACCTGGCCCTCGGCGGTGACCTCGAGGACTTCACCCCGGCCATCGACTACTTCAACGCGCTTGCCGACAACGACCCCATCGTGCCCAAGCAGACCAGCTACGCGCGCGTGCTTTCCGGTGAAATTCCGATCCTGCTGGACTACGACTTCAACGCCTACCGCGCCCGCTACAGCGATGGCGCCAACGTCGAGTTCGTGATTCCCGAAGAGGGCAGCATCGTGGTGCCCTACGTGATGAGCCTGGTCAAGAACGGGCCCCACTCGGACAACGGCCGCGAAGTGCTCGATTTCGTGCTATCTGACGAGGGCCAGGCGGTGTGGGCCGACGCCTACCTGCGCCCGGTACGCGAAGAGGCGATCTCCGACGAAGCGCGTCAGGTGTTTTTGCCCGACAGCGACTACGCCCGCGCAAGCGCGGTGGATTACGCGGCCATGGCGCAGGCGCAGCGCGAGTTCTCCGAGCGGTATCTCTCGGAGGTTCGCTGA
- a CDS encoding glutaminase codes for MQTLLNDITEQLARETERGKVADYIPQLAEVDPHQFGISLATVEGERFSAGCAATPFSIQSISKVFTLTMGLGKLGDGLWANVGREPSGDPFNSIVQLEHEGGKPRNPFINAGAIAVVDAIMMGHEPRESLAEILSFVRYIADDTSICFDRQVAASEMAHKDRNASLAHFMKAFGRLRHDVDKVLGTYFHQCAIAMSCEQLAHAGLFLASNGVNKPSNLRVVSPQRARRINSLMMMCGHYDASGEFAFRVGLPGKSGVGGGILAIAPGRGSLAVWSPGLDTYGNSLLGARALEMFVQRTGWSVFGH; via the coding sequence ATGCAAACGCTTTTAAACGACATCACCGAACAGCTCGCTCGTGAAACCGAGCGCGGCAAGGTCGCCGACTACATTCCCCAGCTCGCCGAGGTCGACCCTCATCAGTTCGGTATCAGCCTGGCCACGGTCGAGGGCGAACGCTTCTCGGCCGGGTGCGCGGCCACGCCGTTTTCGATTCAGAGCATTTCGAAGGTGTTCACGCTCACCATGGGGCTTGGCAAGCTCGGCGACGGCCTGTGGGCCAATGTCGGCCGTGAGCCTTCGGGAGATCCGTTCAACTCTATCGTTCAGCTCGAACACGAAGGCGGCAAGCCGCGTAATCCGTTCATCAACGCCGGTGCGATCGCCGTGGTGGATGCGATCATGATGGGGCACGAGCCGCGGGAGTCGCTTGCCGAGATTCTAAGCTTCGTGCGCTATATCGCCGACGATACGAGTATCTGCTTCGACCGCCAGGTCGCCGCTTCTGAGATGGCGCACAAGGACCGCAACGCCTCGCTTGCCCACTTCATGAAGGCCTTCGGGCGCCTTCGCCACGATGTCGACAAGGTGCTGGGCACCTATTTTCATCAGTGCGCCATCGCCATGAGCTGCGAGCAGCTCGCTCACGCCGGGCTCTTTCTCGCCTCGAACGGGGTCAACAAGCCCAGCAACCTGCGCGTGGTCTCGCCCCAGCGGGCGCGGCGGATCAACTCCTTGATGATGATGTGCGGCCATTACGACGCCTCCGGCGAGTTCGCCTTTCGCGTGGGGCTTCCGGGCAAAAGTGGCGTCGGCGGAGGCATTCTCGCCATCGCCCCAGGGCGCGGGTCGCTGGCAGTCTGGTCGCCGGGTCTCGACACCTACGGCAATAGTTTGCTGGGCGCCCGGGCACTGGAGATGTTCGTCCAGCGCACCGGCTGGTCGGTGTTTGGGCATTAA
- a CDS encoding LacI family DNA-binding transcriptional regulator, whose amino-acid sequence MADIASVAKRAGVSRATAARAFSSPELVRDQTREKVLAAARELRFRPNTVARQLRAQATRMIGVMVPSLDNPVFAEQLQAMEVAARERGFSLLITTSEYDPARESDIVESMLRQRVDGLVLTVADADQSPLLTSLRRESTPCLLVYNPAGESGFPSIGVDNRAASEAATRHLIDLGHTHIGMVAGPLLQSDRARQRFEGYRQMMQNAGLTSRALLEMPRHTRAELAPIKSQLEGPNALTALIATNDLLAISLIGELTRAGVKVPGDVSIMGFDGIALGKCLYPSLCTIEQPRADIGREAVNALLALLEGEQPAPPLLPYTLREGESVAPPVAITALCSTQRGSHHA is encoded by the coding sequence ATGGCGGATATAGCGAGCGTGGCAAAGCGTGCAGGGGTCTCTCGGGCCACCGCGGCACGCGCCTTTTCAAGCCCTGAACTAGTGCGCGACCAGACCCGCGAAAAGGTCCTGGCCGCCGCTCGGGAGCTGCGTTTTCGGCCCAACACCGTGGCACGTCAGCTGCGCGCCCAGGCCACCCGGATGATCGGCGTCATGGTGCCGAGCCTCGACAACCCGGTGTTCGCCGAGCAGCTTCAGGCCATGGAGGTCGCCGCCCGCGAGCGCGGCTTTTCGCTTTTGATCACCACCAGCGAGTACGACCCGGCCCGCGAGAGTGACATCGTCGAGTCGATGTTGCGTCAGCGGGTGGATGGGCTCGTGCTGACCGTGGCGGATGCCGACCAGAGCCCGCTACTCACCTCACTGCGCCGGGAGTCCACGCCCTGCCTGCTGGTCTATAACCCGGCGGGCGAAAGCGGCTTTCCCTCGATTGGCGTGGATAACCGCGCTGCCAGCGAAGCGGCCACCCGCCACTTGATCGATCTCGGCCACACCCACATCGGCATGGTGGCCGGGCCGCTTCTGCAATCCGACCGGGCCCGCCAGCGCTTCGAGGGCTACCGCCAAATGATGCAGAACGCGGGGCTTACGTCGCGCGCCTTGCTCGAGATGCCGCGCCATACCCGGGCCGAACTCGCCCCGATCAAAAGCCAGCTCGAAGGCCCAAATGCCCTCACCGCGCTGATCGCTACCAACGACCTGCTCGCCATCAGCCTGATCGGCGAACTCACCCGCGCCGGGGTCAAGGTACCCGGCGACGTCTCGATCATGGGGTTCGACGGCATTGCCCTTGGCAAATGCCTCTACCCCTCGCTTTGCACCATCGAGCAGCCCCGCGCCGACATCGGCCGCGAGGCCGTCAACGCCCTGCTCGCTCTGCTCGAAGGCGAGCAACCCGCGCCACCGCTTCTGCCCTACACCCTGCGCGAAGGCGAAAGCGTGGCACCTCCTGTTGCCATCACTGCTCTCTGTTCGACCCAACGAGGTTCTCACCATGCGTAA